In bacterium, a single window of DNA contains:
- the hisF gene encoding imidazole glycerol phosphate synthase subunit HisF, with protein sequence MLARRVVACLDVKDGRVVKGTRFVNLRDAGDPVELATVYDREGADEVVFLDITASHEGRGIMETVVRRTAEVLTIPFTVGGGLATVGDLRRMLRAGADKVGINTAAVRTPNLIRDGAAEFGSQCIVVAIDARCTGTGRWQVYTHGGRRPAGLDAVAWAARAAALGAGEILLTSMDHDGREDGFDLELVRAVTGAVRVPVIASGGAGTPAHFVEAARDAGADAVLAASVFHYRTYSIAAVKAAMAAAGVPVRPAVEGLLG encoded by the coding sequence ATGCTGGCGCGCCGGGTCGTCGCGTGCCTCGACGTGAAGGACGGCCGCGTCGTGAAAGGCACGCGGTTCGTGAACCTGCGTGACGCCGGGGATCCCGTCGAGCTGGCCACCGTCTACGATCGGGAAGGCGCCGACGAGGTGGTGTTCCTCGACATCACGGCCAGCCACGAAGGCCGCGGGATCATGGAAACCGTCGTACGGCGCACCGCGGAGGTGCTGACGATCCCGTTCACGGTCGGCGGGGGACTGGCGACGGTCGGCGATCTTCGCCGGATGCTGCGGGCCGGCGCCGACAAGGTGGGCATCAACACCGCCGCGGTGCGGACGCCGAACCTGATCCGGGACGGCGCCGCGGAGTTCGGCAGTCAGTGCATCGTCGTCGCGATCGACGCCAGGTGCACCGGGACCGGCCGGTGGCAGGTCTACACGCACGGGGGCCGGCGGCCGGCGGGCCTCGACGCGGTCGCCTGGGCCGCGCGCGCCGCGGCGCTGGGGGCCGGGGAGATCCTGCTGACGAGCATGGATCACGACGGCCGCGAAGACGGCTTTGATCTCGAGCTCGTGCGGGCCGTGACCGGCGCCGTGCGGGTGCCGGTGATTGCCTCGGGCGGCGCCGGAACGCCGGCGCACTTCGTGGAGGCCGCGAGAGACGCCGGCGCGGACGCGGTGCTGGCCGCCTCTGTGTTTCACTATCGCACTTACAGCATCGCCGCGGTGAAGGCGGCGATGGCGGCGGCCGGAGTTCCGGTGCGGCCGGCGGTGGAGGGCCTCCTGGGATGA
- the hisH gene encoding imidazole glycerol phosphate synthase subunit HisH: MIVIADYGAGNLHSISMGLRRQGLEVRVTDDPRDLDGAAALVVPGDGAFGPAIAELRRRGFADRIVEYLRSGRPFLGICLGMQLLFEESSEGGLHRGLGVLPGRVVRLPAAVKVPHMGWNQLRVDRPSPLLDGIASGAYVYFVHSYHCAPPDPALVAATASYGTEIAAVAGTGNVWATQFHPEKSGAVGEQILRNFARWTAGVGAAGG; the protein is encoded by the coding sequence GTGATCGTGATCGCGGACTATGGGGCCGGCAACCTCCACAGCATCAGCATGGGGCTTCGCCGGCAGGGGCTCGAGGTGCGGGTGACCGACGATCCGCGCGACCTCGACGGCGCCGCGGCCCTCGTCGTGCCGGGGGACGGCGCGTTCGGTCCGGCCATCGCCGAACTCCGCCGGCGCGGTTTCGCCGACCGGATCGTCGAGTACCTCCGCTCCGGCCGGCCGTTCCTCGGGATCTGTCTGGGAATGCAGCTGTTGTTCGAGGAGAGCAGCGAGGGCGGCCTGCACCGCGGTCTCGGCGTGCTGCCGGGCCGGGTCGTGCGTCTGCCCGCGGCGGTCAAGGTGCCGCACATGGGCTGGAACCAGTTGCGGGTCGACCGGCCGTCGCCGCTCCTCGACGGGATCGCGTCCGGCGCGTACGTCTACTTTGTGCACTCCTATCACTGCGCCCCGCCGGACCCCGCGCTCGTCGCGGCGACCGCGTCGTACGGCACGGAGATCGCGGCGGTGGCCGGAACCGGCAACGTCTGGGCGACGCAGTTTCATCCGGAGAAGTCCGGCGCGGTCGGCGAGCAGATCTTGCGCAACTTTGCGAGGTGGACGGCGGGTGTTGGTGCTGCCGGCGGTTGA
- the hisA gene encoding 1-(5-phosphoribosyl)-5-[(5-phosphoribosylamino)methylideneamino]imidazole-4-carboxamide isomerase has protein sequence MLPAVDIRGGRVVRLIQGARDRELVYDDPVAASQRWTAAGARWLHVVDLDGAFGGRPGNPDAVERVLASAAVPVQVGGGVRDLPTIERLLAAGAARVILGTAAIGSPDLLRDACTRFGDRIAAAIDARDGRVVTEGWTTVTDLSATDAAARVTDAGVRRIVYTNTRRDGMLGGPDLTSLAEVLAAVRVPVIVAGGVTSVEDVRRLRPFESAGLEGAIVGRALYEGSVRLEALLTAAGDAAEGP, from the coding sequence GTGCTGCCGGCGGTTGACATCCGAGGCGGCCGGGTGGTCCGGCTGATCCAGGGCGCGCGCGACCGCGAGCTCGTCTACGACGATCCCGTCGCCGCCTCGCAGCGCTGGACGGCGGCGGGGGCGCGGTGGCTCCACGTCGTGGATCTCGACGGGGCGTTCGGCGGCCGGCCCGGCAACCCGGACGCCGTGGAGCGGGTGCTCGCCTCGGCCGCGGTGCCGGTGCAGGTCGGGGGCGGGGTGCGGGATCTCCCGACGATCGAACGCCTCCTCGCCGCGGGGGCGGCCCGGGTTATCCTCGGCACGGCCGCGATCGGCTCCCCGGACCTCCTGCGGGACGCCTGCACGCGCTTCGGCGACCGGATCGCCGCGGCGATCGACGCCCGCGACGGACGCGTGGTGACCGAAGGCTGGACGACCGTGACGGACCTGAGCGCGACCGACGCCGCCGCGCGGGTGACGGACGCCGGCGTGCGGCGGATTGTCTACACGAACACGCGCCGCGACGGCATGCTGGGCGGTCCCGACCTCACCTCGCTCGCGGAGGTGCTGGCCGCGGTGCGCGTTCCGGTCATTGTGGCCGGCGGCGTGACGTCGGTCGAGGACGTGCGCCGGCTTCGGCCGTTCGAGTCCGCCGGTCTCGAGGGCGCGATCGTCGGCCGCGCGCTCTACGAGGGCAGCGTCCGGCTCGAAGCCCTGCTGACGGCGGCGGGCGACGCCGCGGAGGGTCCGTGA
- the hisB gene encoding imidazoleglycerol-phosphate dehydratase HisB produces the protein MSPVSRGANGRTGRASRGTGETKVEARWDLDGTGRADLATGVPFLDHMLEQIGRHGRFDLSVAASGDLEVDAHHTVEDVGVALGRAFKDAVGDGAGIFRYASAYAPLDEALVLAVVDVSGRPYLHYAVPVARQRLGAYDTDLTEEFFRAFAMNAGLTLHLMLIHGRNGHHVIEAAFKALALALDRATQRDPRVTGIPSTKGTLA, from the coding sequence GTGAGCCCCGTCTCGCGCGGGGCGAACGGCCGCACGGGACGCGCCTCGCGCGGCACGGGCGAGACGAAGGTCGAGGCGCGCTGGGACCTCGACGGCACGGGCCGGGCGGATCTCGCGACCGGCGTGCCGTTCCTCGATCACATGCTCGAGCAGATCGGGAGGCACGGCCGGTTCGACCTGTCCGTGGCGGCGTCCGGGGATCTCGAGGTGGACGCCCACCACACGGTCGAGGACGTGGGCGTCGCCCTCGGCCGCGCCTTCAAAGACGCCGTCGGCGACGGTGCCGGCATCTTCCGCTACGCGTCGGCCTACGCGCCGCTCGACGAGGCCCTCGTCCTCGCCGTGGTGGACGTGAGCGGCCGGCCGTACCTGCACTACGCGGTGCCGGTGGCGCGGCAGCGCCTCGGCGCCTACGACACCGACCTCACCGAGGAATTCTTTCGCGCCTTCGCGATGAACGCGGGCCTGACGCTCCACCTGATGCTCATCCACGGACGAAACGGCCACCACGTGATCGAGGCCGCGTTCAAGGCGCTGGCGCTCGCGCTCGATCGGGCGACGCAGCGGGATCCCCGCGTGACCGGGATCCCGTCGACCAAGGGAACGCTGGCGTGA